Sequence from the Gossypium arboreum isolate Shixiya-1 unplaced genomic scaffold, ASM2569848v2 Contig00469, whole genome shotgun sequence genome:
TGGCTCGAATCTTTAGTATTCTGTTATTTATTACCTGTGTTTTTATTTAGGCAGAATACCGTCACATTCTAACTAAAAACTGAAAGGAATTTCCGAACCGGAAGAAGTGGGGAAAGTGAGGAAGAAAAACAGAAATAGAAACTATTTCCGAGGGAGGGCTAACCAGAAACAGGGGACCGAAGAAAATACTTCTTCTTCCCTTTTCGGAGGAAGAGGTGGATCGAGCAAAATCGACGAAACAGAAAAGCTGGTGactggaaagaaaaaaaaaaaaataaagggcgAATTCCACTTTCGTTTTAAAGAGACATACTATAAAAAGACCGGTTTATGAAACTTCTTATCTGGATGGGAATCAAAAAGTTCgaagttagaaaaaaaaaaaaaaaagaagataaatatttattatgGATTGAAAAACCTCTTGTGACACTTCTTTTTGATTCTAAACGATGGAATCGACCTTTGCGATATATAAAAAATGACCGGGTTGAAAATGCTATAAAAAATGAAATGTcacaatattttttttatacatgTCAAAGtgatggaaaagaaaaaatatcTTTTACGTATCCACCCAGTTTAGCAACTTTTGGGGAAATgatacaaaaaaaatatttttcacacCAGAAAAATGGTTTTCTGATGAATTGTATACTGATTGGAGTTTATCAATGAACTAAAAGAAATTTGAGTAAGGAGTTTATAAAAGAGTCGAATCTTTAGATAAGAATCTTTTGATCTGGGCATACTTGAAAAAAGGACTCGATTCTCTAATAATGAAACTAAACGAGAATACTTGCCTAAACTATATGATCCTTTCTTGCATGGACCCTACCGCGGAAGAATCAAAAAATGGGGTTCCCCTTTAAGCATAAATcaaacttataaaaaaaaaaacacggaTCCATTTTGGATAAATAAGATTCATGCTCTACTTCTTACTACTGATTATCACGACCTTGAACAGACACTAGATACACTCAATATAAAATCATTAGCAACAGAAAAAGAACTCTCTTTATTGACATTGACAGAAGATGAACAGGGAAATATCGATTCCGAGGATCgagtcaaaattttgaaatttttattcaaTATAGTTATAACTAATCCCAACAATCAAACAATTAGAAAAAAATCTATTGGAATAAAAGAAATAAGTAAAAAAGTTCCTCGATGGTCATACAAATTAATCGACGATTTAGAACAACAGGAGGAAAACGAGGAAAATGTAACAGCAGAGCATGAAATTCGTTCAAGAAAATCCAAGCGCGTCGTGATTTTTACTAATAACCAGGCAAACGCCGATACTTATACTAATACCAAGGATGCTAATGATCCTGATCAAACAGACGAAGTGGCTTTGATACGCTATTCGCAACAATCGGATTTTCGGCGCGACATAATAAAGGGTTCCATGCGTGCCCAAAGGCGTAAAACaattacttgggagctgtttcaAGCAAATGTACATTCCCCCCTTTTTTTGGACAGAGTAGACAAAccactctttttttcttttgatatttCTGGACCGCTGAAACGAATATCTCGAAATTGGATATGtaaaaacaaagaatcaaaaatTTCTGATTATACAGAAAAAAAGATCGAGAAAAAAGACGAGGCCAAAAGAGAAAAAtacaaaagagaaagaaaatgagGATAGAAATAGCAGAAGCTTGGGATAGTCTTTTACTTGCTCAAGTAATAAGGGGCTCCGTGTTAATAACCCAATCAATTCttagaaaatatattatattacctTCACTGATAATAGTTAAAAACATTGCCCGTAtgttattatttcaatttccTGAGTGGTCTGAGGATTTAACGGATTGGAATCGAGAAATGCATGTTAAATGCACTTATAATGGTGTTCAATTATCCGAAACAGAATTTCCAAAAAACTGGTTAACAGACGGTATTCAGATAAAGATCCTATTTCCTTTTTGCCTGAAACCTTGGCACAGATTTAAACTACAACCCTCTCATAAAGAtccaatgaaaaaaaagaaaggtcAAAAGAATGATTTTTGCTTTTTAACAGTTTGGGGAATGGAAACTGAACTACCTTTCGGCTCTCCTCGAAAACGGCGTTCGTTTTTTGAGCCTATTTTTaaagaactaaaaaaaaaaataaaaaaatggaaaacgAAATGTTTTAtagctttaacaattttaaaagaaaaaactaaatTGTTTCGAAAAgcttcaaaagaaacaaaaaaatgtatCACTCaaagcattctatttctaaaaGGAATAATAAAAGAACTTTCAAAAATAAATCCAATTCCATTTTTTGGGTTGAGAGAACCATATGAATTGGGCGAAACTAAAAAGGATTCGATAATCAGTAATAAGATGATTCACAAATCATCCCTTCAAATTCAATCTATGGCGTGGACAAATTATTCATTAaccgaaaaaaaaataaaagatctgACTAAGAGAACAAACACAATCAAAAATCAAATACAAAAAATTCTAATTATAAAAGACAAGAAAAACGAATTTCTAACTCAAGAAATAAATAGTAGTTCTAACAAAATAAGTTATCAGGATAAAATATTAGAATCATCAAAAAAATTTTGGCAAATAGTAAAAAGAAGAAATATTCGATTAATCCggaaattctatttttttataaattttttcattGAAAAGATATACATGGATATTCTTCTATATATCATTAATATTC
This genomic interval carries:
- the LOC128289129 gene encoding protein TIC 214-like, yielding MRIEIAEAWDSLLLAQVIRGSVLITQSILRKYIILPSLIIVKNIARMLLFQFPEWSEDLTDWNREMHVKCTYNGVQLSETEFPKNWLTDGIQIKILFPFCLKPWHRFKLQPSHKDPMKKKKGQKNDFCFLTVWGMETELPFGSPRKRRSFFEPIFKELKKKIKKWKTKCFIALTILKEKTKLFRKASKETKKCITQSILFLKGIIKELSKINPIPFFGLREPYELGETKKDSIISNKMIHKSSLQIQSMAWTNYSLTEKKIKDLTKRTNTIKNQIQKILIIKDKKNEFLTQEINSSSNKISYQDKILESSKKFWQIVKRRNIRLIRKFYFFINFFIEKIYMDILLYIINIPRTNTQLFLESTKKMIENFIHNNEANQERINKTTKNTTHFISTIKTSLSSLSNISIRNKNEKAFCDLSSLSQAYVFYKLSQTQVISFYKFKPILQYHGTSLFLKMK